In the Tautonia marina genome, one interval contains:
- a CDS encoding LptF/LptG family permease, producing the protein MLRILDRQRYWAFVKAYIICFVSLVGLIVVIDAFANLDEFAKVASGLGLFQKMGRFYLVRTSLFFDRLSGVIAMMAAVFTATWMQRNNELLAMLAAGIGTKRVIRPILVSACLVNALAVVNQEWIMPEVADELQQPPDHFDGRKMVQFHSREDRNGVSVGASGQGDPVSQTVTKFHAFMPMPVIGSFGSVDAAEATYIPEDHPTAPQTGGWLLRRARVSPPEAPIDPDYLVELDASKDLDGFPPSLDGMEDLGGRTLFLKSRVTFQAITRDHRQWFRYASTPELITALSDPVNDPEKTEIAVYLHMRMLRPLMGMALLFLSLPLILGGEGRNTFINLGFSLGASAAYYATINVAQYLGSNGVLTPMIAAWGPLIAFGTIAASRWDLIKS; encoded by the coding sequence ATGCTGCGGATCCTGGACAGGCAGCGCTACTGGGCGTTCGTGAAGGCCTACATCATCTGCTTCGTCTCGCTCGTGGGCCTGATCGTTGTGATCGACGCCTTCGCGAACCTTGACGAGTTCGCCAAGGTCGCCAGCGGCCTCGGTCTGTTCCAGAAGATGGGCCGCTTCTACCTCGTCCGCACGAGCCTGTTCTTCGATCGGCTCAGCGGGGTGATCGCCATGATGGCCGCCGTCTTCACGGCCACCTGGATGCAGCGCAACAACGAGCTGCTGGCCATGCTCGCCGCCGGAATCGGCACGAAACGCGTGATCCGGCCGATTCTCGTCTCGGCCTGCCTGGTCAACGCCCTGGCGGTCGTCAACCAGGAATGGATCATGCCCGAGGTCGCCGACGAGCTGCAACAGCCCCCCGACCACTTCGATGGCCGAAAAATGGTGCAATTCCACAGCCGGGAAGACCGCAACGGCGTTTCCGTCGGCGCGAGCGGCCAGGGCGATCCGGTCTCTCAGACCGTGACCAAGTTCCACGCCTTCATGCCAATGCCCGTCATCGGATCATTCGGCAGTGTGGATGCGGCCGAGGCGACCTACATTCCCGAAGACCACCCGACCGCCCCCCAGACCGGCGGCTGGCTGCTGCGACGGGCTCGGGTCAGCCCTCCCGAGGCGCCGATTGACCCGGACTATCTCGTCGAGTTGGACGCCAGCAAAGACCTCGACGGGTTCCCGCCGTCGCTCGATGGCATGGAGGACCTGGGAGGGCGAACGCTGTTCCTGAAGTCTCGGGTGACGTTCCAGGCCATCACGAGAGACCATCGCCAGTGGTTCCGCTACGCCTCAACCCCCGAGCTGATCACCGCGCTGTCCGACCCGGTGAACGACCCGGAAAAGACCGAGATTGCCGTCTACTTGCACATGCGAATGCTTCGGCCGTTGATGGGCATGGCCTTGCTGTTCCTGTCCTTGCCCTTGATCCTCGGGGGCGAGGGGCGGAACACGTTCATCAACCTCGGCTTCTCGCTCGGCGCGTCGGCGGCCTATTACGCAACGATCAACGTCGCGCAGTATCTCGGCAGCAACGGCGTCCTGACGCCAATGATCGCGGCCTGGGGCCCGCTCATCGCCTTCGGCACGATCGCCGCGTCGCGTTGGGATCTGATCAAGTCGTGA